The proteins below are encoded in one region of Pseudoduganella armeniaca:
- a CDS encoding hemerythrin domain-containing protein — protein sequence MFSLNKLSPTITDMIRFDHSHTLVTFHQYTTTQKPKVKKALAETICTALEIHATLEEEIFYPAMRELEGGDPTMLKSEPEHNEMRRVIAALRATDGADPRHDQLIHELMRDVMHHVADEETVLLPDAERLMTQDRLSELGAQMTKRRMQLVTPQAGKIARDTAVGFSGSTAAMVVGVAGAAFAASKLLGRKPAHA from the coding sequence ATGTTTTCACTGAACAAGCTGAGCCCGACGATTACCGACATGATCCGTTTCGACCACTCGCACACGCTGGTGACGTTCCACCAGTACACCACCACGCAGAAGCCGAAAGTCAAGAAGGCCCTGGCGGAAACCATCTGCACGGCGCTGGAAATCCATGCCACGCTGGAAGAGGAGATCTTCTATCCGGCCATGCGCGAGCTGGAAGGCGGCGATCCGACGATGCTCAAATCCGAGCCGGAGCATAACGAAATGCGCCGTGTCATCGCGGCCCTGCGCGCGACGGACGGCGCCGACCCGCGCCACGATCAGCTCATCCATGAGCTGATGCGCGACGTGATGCACCACGTGGCGGACGAGGAAACGGTGCTGCTGCCCGATGCCGAGCGGCTGATGACGCAGGACCGCCTGAGCGAACTGGGCGCGCAGATGACGAAGCGCCGCATGCAGCTGGTGACGCCGCAGGCCGGCAAGATCGCACGCGACACCGCCGTCGGGTTCTCCGGCAGCACGGCCGCCATGGTGGTCGGTGTGGCGGGGGCGGCGTTTGCGGCCAGCAAGCTGCTGGGGCGCAAGCCGGCGCATGCTTGA
- a CDS encoding methyl-accepting chemotaxis protein: MTETINKKSRLALSLNGRICLAASALVILSLAITATVTGIRGRDSAEAAAMRLAQTAASEASQTLATRITRNLTAVTNLAGSMRSTKAAGVVLERRAVTEMTKATLLGSEDLVGAAVTFEPNALDGKDAEYAGKKPEYEDSGRYMPYFTRAAGGDVGVEPIVFPTTPGANDWYDIPKKTGKVFFTEPYAYPINGKDVQMASMVAPIVVAGKFLGVASADFALPTLSTILGNLKTIDGGKLALISNGGMYASHPDAARTGKEAKDLPPEALAAIKAGKPYEYRDADNNVHLLQPLLVHPDIAPWAVRLSFPHSVATAPARELMLYTSLVSLLCAVAAAVAMVCVLNRLTRPLRSLARTMTQLAGGNADLSARLKVRGDDELAVIGRGFNEFVAKIEHVLARVRHSSDAVAVASAEISQGNHDLSSRTEQQASALEETAASMEELTSTVKQNSENALQARQLAASASEVAERGGAVVAQVVDTMASINASSNKVVDIISVIDGIAFQTNILALNAAVEAARAGEQGRGFAVVASEVRNLAQRSASAAKEIKQLIGDSVAQVEQGSRLVADAGGTMDEVVASVQRVATIISEIATASGEQSSGIAQINQAVVQMDGVTQQNAALVEEAAAAAESLQHQADTLVALVGEFRIGAVDVESSAPRAAAPAPAIAAPAPASLPLRTPAAPAKPKSRATETVGGDEWETF, from the coding sequence ATGACTGAGACCATCAACAAGAAAAGCCGGCTGGCGCTGTCCCTGAACGGACGCATCTGCCTGGCCGCGAGTGCGCTCGTCATCCTGAGCCTGGCCATCACCGCGACGGTGACGGGCATCCGCGGGCGCGACAGCGCCGAGGCGGCAGCCATGCGCTTGGCGCAGACGGCAGCCAGCGAGGCTTCGCAGACGCTGGCCACGCGCATCACGCGCAACCTGACCGCCGTGACCAACCTGGCCGGATCGATGCGCAGCACGAAGGCCGCCGGCGTGGTGCTGGAGCGGCGTGCGGTCACCGAGATGACGAAGGCCACGCTGCTCGGGTCCGAGGACCTGGTCGGCGCGGCCGTCACGTTCGAACCGAACGCGCTGGACGGCAAGGACGCCGAGTACGCCGGCAAGAAGCCGGAATACGAGGACAGCGGCCGCTACATGCCTTACTTCACCCGCGCGGCCGGTGGCGACGTGGGCGTGGAGCCGATCGTGTTCCCGACCACGCCCGGTGCCAACGACTGGTACGACATCCCGAAGAAGACCGGCAAGGTGTTCTTCACGGAACCGTACGCCTACCCGATCAACGGCAAGGACGTGCAGATGGCATCGATGGTGGCGCCGATCGTCGTCGCCGGCAAATTCCTCGGTGTGGCCAGTGCCGACTTCGCGCTGCCGACCTTGTCCACGATCCTTGGCAACCTGAAGACCATCGACGGCGGCAAGCTGGCGCTGATCTCGAACGGCGGCATGTATGCCAGCCATCCGGACGCGGCGCGTACCGGCAAGGAAGCGAAAGACCTGCCGCCGGAAGCGCTGGCGGCGATCAAGGCCGGCAAGCCGTACGAATACCGCGACGCGGACAACAATGTGCACCTGTTGCAGCCACTGCTGGTGCATCCGGATATCGCGCCGTGGGCCGTGCGCCTGTCCTTCCCGCACAGCGTGGCGACGGCGCCGGCGCGCGAGCTGATGCTGTACACGTCGCTGGTCTCGCTGCTGTGCGCCGTGGCCGCCGCCGTGGCGATGGTGTGCGTGCTGAACCGCCTGACGCGGCCGCTGCGCAGCCTGGCCCGCACGATGACGCAGCTGGCCGGCGGCAATGCCGACCTGTCGGCGCGGCTGAAAGTACGCGGCGACGACGAGCTGGCCGTGATCGGCCGCGGCTTCAACGAGTTCGTGGCCAAGATCGAGCACGTGCTGGCACGGGTGCGCCACAGTTCGGACGCGGTGGCCGTGGCCAGCGCCGAGATCAGCCAGGGCAACCATGACCTCTCAAGCCGCACCGAGCAGCAGGCCAGCGCGCTGGAGGAAACCGCCGCGTCGATGGAAGAGCTGACCAGCACCGTCAAGCAGAACTCGGAGAATGCGCTCCAGGCGCGCCAGCTGGCCGCCTCGGCCTCGGAAGTGGCCGAACGCGGCGGCGCCGTGGTGGCGCAGGTGGTGGACACGATGGCGTCCATCAATGCCTCGTCGAACAAGGTGGTGGACATCATCAGCGTGATTGACGGTATCGCCTTCCAGACCAATATCCTGGCCTTGAATGCGGCCGTGGAAGCGGCCCGCGCCGGCGAGCAGGGCCGCGGCTTCGCGGTGGTGGCGAGCGAGGTGCGCAACCTGGCACAGCGCAGCGCGTCGGCGGCCAAGGAGATCAAGCAGCTGATCGGCGATTCGGTCGCGCAAGTGGAGCAGGGCAGCCGGCTGGTGGCCGATGCCGGTGGCACGATGGACGAAGTGGTCGCCAGCGTGCAGCGCGTGGCGACCATCATCAGCGAGATCGCCACTGCCAGCGGCGAGCAAAGCAGCGGCATCGCGCAGATCAACCAGGCCGTGGTGCAGATGGACGGCGTGACGCAGCAGAACGCGGCCCTGGTCGAGGAAGCGGCGGCCGCGGCGGAAAGCCTGCAGCACCAGGCCGACACCCTGGTCGCGCTGGTGGGCGAGTTCCGCATCGGCGCCGTGGACGTGGAGTCGTCCGCGCCACGGGCCGCGGCACCCGCTCCGGCCATCGCCGCCCCGGCGCCAGCCAGCCTGCCGCTGCGTACGCCGGCCGCGCCGGCCAAGCCGAAAAGCCGCGCCACCGAGACGGTGGGCGGCGACGAATGGGAAACCTTCTGA